A stretch of the Gossypium hirsutum isolate 1008001.06 chromosome D07, Gossypium_hirsutum_v2.1, whole genome shotgun sequence genome encodes the following:
- the LOC107953370 gene encoding high-affinity nitrate transporter 3.2, with amino-acid sequence MSRISTWLITSSIQELITPQNSSSMASRVLVLASILIFSCFAETCYGAISFSSLQRTLVVTASHRQGLLKAGEDKITVRWGLNQSFPAGTDSSYKTIKVQLCYAPISQVDRAWRKTEDHLNKDKTCQFKIVKKPYINVNETLEWTIERDVPTATFFIRAYALDSDDHEVAYGQNTDAQKKTNLFEIQAITGRHVSLDIASVCFSAFSVVSLMGFFFMEKRKARKSQQ; translated from the exons ATGTCTCGAATTTCAACTTGGTTGATCACCAGTTCAATTCAGGAACTCATAACTCCTCAAAATTCTTCTTCAATGGCGTCTCGAGTTCTTGTTTTGGCTTCAATTCTTATTTTCTCTTGTTTTGCAGAGACATGCTATGGGGCGATCTCATTCTCATCCCTTCAAAGAACACTTGTTGTTACTGCTTCTCATAGACAAGGAC TTTTGAAAGCCGGGGAAGACAAGATCACAGTGAGATGGGGATTGAACCAGAGTTTCCCGGCCGGGACCGACTCGTCTTATAAGACCATCAAGGTCCAGCTTTGCTATGCACCCATCAGCCAAGTCGACCGTGCATGGCGGAAAACCGAGGACCATCTTAACAAAGACAAGACATGCCAGTTCAAGATAGTCAAGAAACCCTACATCAACGTCAACGAAACCCTTGAATGGACCATCGAAAGAGACGTGCCGACGGCGACGTTCTTTATCCGAGCCTACGCTTTGGACTCCGACGACCACGAGGTGGCGTACGGTCAAAACACCGACGCTCAGAAGAAAACCAATCTGTTTGAAATCCAAGCCATCACCGGCCGCCATGTTTCGCTCGATATAGCGTCGGTTTGTTTCAGTGCTTTCTCCGTTGTGTCGTTGATGGGGTTCTTCTTTATGGAGAAAAGAAAGGCAAGGAAATCTCAGCAGTAG